From Candidatus Palibaumannia cicadellinicola, the proteins below share one genomic window:
- the pgi gene encoding glucose-6-phosphate isomerase has protein sequence MDNINPIKTNAWKYLQQHFNSMKEVKIKDLFARDPQRFANFSAIFDNTILVDYSKNRITTKTLNLLIALAKECNIHSAIASMFSGEKINRTENSAVLHIALRNRSNNIIMLDGKDVMLEVNAVLDKMKKFCFQVISGEWKGYTGKPITDVVNIGIGGSYLGPYMVTEALKFYKNHINMHFISNVDGTNFAETVKYLDPATTLFLVASKSFLTQETMTNANSARNWFLTTAVNEQYIKQHFVALSVNINNVKKFGIDINNIFTLWDWVGGRYSLWSAIGLSIALSIGFKNFEQLLSGAHAMDNHFRNTKLENNLPVVLAMIGIWYNNFFCAETEAILPYDQYMHRFAAYFQQGNMESNGKSVDRNGNMINYQTGPIIWGEPGTNGQHSFYQLLHQGTKMIPCDFIAPAISHNPIGNHHAKLLAHFFAQTEALAFGKSSNKLFEEESSAAAVSNNLEQTNNIMPFKVFEGNRPTNSILLKEINPYSLGALIALYEHKIFTQGAILNIYTFDQWGVELGKEFANIILAELYHKNKVTSHDSSTNGLINCYKYWQSNIK, from the coding sequence ATGGATAATATTAATCCTATTAAGACTAATGCCTGGAAATACTTACAACAACATTTTAATAGTATGAAAGAAGTAAAGATTAAAGATCTATTTGCACGAGATCCCCAACGTTTTGCTAATTTTTCAGCTATATTCGATAATACTATACTAGTAGATTACTCTAAAAACCGTATTACGACCAAAACATTAAATTTATTAATTGCCTTAGCTAAAGAATGTAATATACATAGTGCAATAGCTTCTATGTTTAGTGGAGAGAAAATTAATCGTACTGAAAATAGTGCAGTATTACACATTGCTTTACGTAATCGCAGTAATAACATCATTATGTTAGATGGTAAAGATGTTATGCTAGAAGTAAACGCTGTATTAGATAAAATGAAAAAATTTTGTTTTCAGGTAATTAGCGGGGAATGGAAAGGATATACTGGTAAACCTATTACTGATGTAGTGAATATTGGTATTGGTGGTTCTTATCTAGGTCCATATATGGTCACTGAAGCACTAAAATTTTATAAAAATCATATCAATATGCATTTTATATCTAATGTAGATGGTACAAATTTTGCCGAAACAGTAAAATATTTAGATCCAGCCACTACTTTATTTTTAGTAGCGTCAAAAAGTTTTCTTACTCAAGAAACTATGACTAATGCAAATAGTGCACGTAATTGGTTCTTAACTACTGCAGTTAATGAGCAGTATATTAAACAGCATTTTGTTGCTTTATCGGTAAACATTAATAATGTAAAAAAATTTGGTATCGATATTAATAATATATTTACATTATGGGATTGGGTAGGTGGACGTTATTCTTTATGGTCTGCCATAGGTTTATCCATTGCATTATCAATAGGGTTCAAAAATTTTGAGCAGCTGCTTAGTGGCGCGCATGCTATGGATAATCACTTTAGGAATACTAAGCTAGAAAATAATTTACCAGTAGTACTAGCTATGATAGGGATATGGTATAATAATTTTTTTTGTGCAGAAACAGAAGCCATATTGCCATATGATCAATATATGCATCGTTTTGCTGCTTATTTCCAGCAGGGTAATATGGAATCAAATGGAAAATCTGTAGATCGTAATGGTAATATGATAAACTATCAAACTGGCCCAATAATTTGGGGAGAACCTGGTACTAATGGCCAACATTCTTTTTATCAGTTACTTCACCAAGGGACTAAAATGATTCCCTGCGATTTTATTGCGCCAGCAATAAGTCATAATCCTATAGGAAATCATCACGCTAAATTACTAGCTCATTTTTTCGCACAGACTGAAGCGTTAGCTTTTGGTAAATCAAGTAATAAATTATTTGAAGAAGAATCTAGTGCTGCTGCAGTGAGTAATAATTTAGAACAAACAAATAATATTATGCCATTTAAGGTATTTGAAGGTAATAGACCAACTAACTCTATTTTATTAAAAGAAATTAATCCTTATAGTCTTGGAGCATTAATTGCTTTATATGAACATAAAATTTTTACGCAGGGTGCAATACTGAATATTTATACATTTGACCAATGGGGTGTAGAATTAGGCAAAGAATTTGCTAATATTATTTTAGCTGAATTATATCACAAGAATAAAGTTACATCTCATGATAGTTCTACTAATGGGTTAATTAACTGCTATAAATATTGGCAATCCAATATAAAATGA
- the pckA gene encoding phosphoenolpyruvate carboxykinase (ATP), which yields MKSKNIIFQQLKYYGITNCYELIYNPSFEQLFYEETNNTLTGLERGTVTTSGAIAVNTGIFTGRSPFDKYIVRDNNTSDKIWWSDKGINDNHPISQDIWEHLKILVSQQLSNKRLFIIDAFCGTKKNSRLRVRFVTEVAWQAHFVKNMFISPNELELNVFEPDFIVLNGAKCTNYKWREQNMYSENFIAFSLTEGMQLIGGTWYGGEIKKGLFSVMNYILPLKGIASMHCSANIGIQNQDVALFFGLSGTGKTTLSHDPNRYLIGDDEHGWDDDGIFNLEGGCYAKTINLNAKSEPAIFQAIRRNALLENVVVRTDGSVDYQDNSKTDNARVSYPISHVNHIVLPSYNFGHASTIIFLTADAFGVLPPVSILNIEQAQYYFLSGFTAKLSGTELGVINPIPTFSACFSAAFLLLHPTVYTELLANKMYSTGACAYLVNTGWNGSGNRITLNDTRTIINSILSREISDAPVMNLPIFNLAMPTRLFGIDNYILDPRNTYLNQAEWQKKAIYLAKLFIINFNKLTNNKSRWQSLDNFGPKI from the coding sequence ATGAAAAGTAAAAATATAATTTTCCAACAGTTAAAATACTATGGAATAACTAACTGCTATGAACTAATCTATAATCCTAGTTTTGAGCAGTTATTTTATGAAGAGACAAACAATACTCTAACTGGTTTAGAGCGTGGTACTGTTACTACATCAGGCGCAATAGCTGTAAATACTGGAATTTTTACTGGAAGATCCCCGTTTGATAAGTATATAGTGCGTGATAATAATACAAGTGATAAAATTTGGTGGTCAGATAAAGGTATCAATGATAATCACCCTATTAGTCAGGATATATGGGAACATCTAAAAATATTAGTAAGTCAGCAATTAAGTAATAAGCGTTTATTTATTATTGATGCTTTTTGCGGTACTAAGAAAAATAGTAGATTACGAGTACGTTTTGTTACTGAAGTTGCTTGGCAAGCACATTTTGTAAAAAATATGTTTATTAGTCCAAATGAATTAGAACTAAATGTTTTTGAACCTGACTTTATAGTACTCAATGGCGCTAAATGTACCAACTATAAATGGCGCGAACAAAATATGTATTCAGAAAATTTTATTGCTTTTTCTTTGACAGAAGGTATGCAGCTCATTGGTGGGACTTGGTATGGAGGGGAAATTAAAAAAGGATTATTCTCTGTAATGAACTATATCCTCCCACTTAAAGGCATAGCATCAATGCATTGTTCTGCTAATATAGGAATACAAAACCAAGATGTAGCACTTTTCTTCGGATTATCCGGTACAGGAAAAACTACTTTATCACATGATCCTAATAGATATCTGATTGGCGATGATGAACATGGTTGGGACGATGATGGGATTTTTAATTTAGAAGGTGGCTGTTACGCTAAAACTATTAACCTAAATGCAAAATCAGAGCCAGCAATTTTCCAAGCTATTCGCCGTAATGCACTACTAGAAAATGTAGTTGTACGTACTGATGGTTCAGTAGATTATCAAGATAATAGTAAAACTGATAATGCAAGAGTATCTTACCCAATTTCTCATGTTAATCACATAGTTCTACCATCATATAATTTTGGCCATGCTTCTACAATAATTTTTTTAACAGCTGATGCTTTCGGCGTTTTACCACCTGTTTCCATTTTAAATATAGAGCAAGCACAGTATTATTTTTTGTCTGGTTTTACAGCAAAATTATCTGGTACTGAGCTTGGTGTAATAAATCCTATTCCAACATTTTCTGCTTGTTTTAGCGCAGCTTTTTTATTATTACATCCTACTGTATATACTGAATTATTAGCTAATAAAATGTATTCTACTGGCGCTTGCGCCTACTTAGTAAATACTGGATGGAATGGTAGCGGCAATAGAATTACTCTTAACGATACAAGAACAATTATTAATTCAATATTAAGTAGAGAAATTAGTGATGCGCCAGTAATGAACTTACCTATATTTAATCTCGCTATGCCTACTAGACTATTTGGGATTGATAATTATATTCTTGATCCGCGTAATACCTATTTAAATCAGGCAGAATGGCAGAAAAAAGCTATTTATTTAGCTAAACTTTTTATTATTAATTTTAATAAGCTAACTAATAATAAATCTAGATGGCAATCATTAGATAACTTTGGCCCAAAAATTTAA
- the metK gene encoding methionine adenosyltransferase, producing MAKHLFTSESVSEGHPDKIADQISDAVLDAILAQDSKARVACETYVKTGMVLVGGEITTSAWIDIEELTRNTIREIGYTNSDMAFYANSCAVFSLISKQSPDINQGVDSIDPLEQGAGDQGLMFGYATNETDVLMPAPIIYAHRLVERQSKVRKEGILPWLQPDAKSQVTFAYDKGKVVGIDTVVLSTQHLENISLTNLQEAVMEEIIKPVLPAEWISAQTKFLINPTGRFVIGGPMGDCGLTGRKIIVDTYGGMARHGGGAFSGKDPSKVDRSAAYAARYVAKNIVAAGLAAKCEIQVSYAIGVAEPTSITIETFGTETIPSDKLTNLVNEFFDLRPYSLITMLNLLQPIYRKTAVYGHFGREHFTWENTDKAMLLRDAAGAA from the coding sequence ATGGCTAAACACTTATTTACATCTGAATCTGTTTCAGAAGGACATCCTGATAAAATAGCTGACCAGATTTCTGACGCTGTATTAGATGCTATCTTAGCACAAGATAGCAAAGCACGCGTTGCTTGTGAAACTTATGTGAAAACTGGGATGGTATTAGTTGGTGGTGAAATAACTACTAGTGCTTGGATTGATATCGAAGAACTAACCCGTAATACTATTAGGGAAATTGGTTATACTAATTCAGATATGGCATTCTATGCTAACTCCTGTGCAGTTTTTAGTTTGATTAGTAAACAATCCCCAGATATCAACCAGGGGGTTGATAGTATAGATCCACTAGAACAGGGTGCTGGCGATCAGGGACTAATGTTTGGGTACGCCACCAATGAAACAGATGTTTTAATGCCAGCGCCAATTATCTACGCTCATCGTCTTGTAGAACGTCAATCTAAAGTACGTAAAGAAGGCATACTACCTTGGTTACAGCCTGATGCTAAAAGTCAAGTTACCTTTGCTTATGATAAAGGTAAAGTAGTTGGTATCGATACAGTAGTACTTTCCACACAACACTTAGAAAATATTTCTTTAACAAATCTACAAGAAGCAGTAATGGAAGAAATAATAAAACCAGTACTACCAGCCGAGTGGATTTCTGCACAAACCAAATTTTTGATTAACCCAACTGGTCGTTTTGTTATTGGTGGTCCCATGGGGGATTGTGGTCTAACTGGTAGAAAAATTATAGTTGATACTTATGGTGGTATGGCACGGCACGGGGGAGGGGCCTTTTCCGGGAAAGATCCATCGAAAGTAGATCGTTCTGCAGCTTATGCAGCACGTTACGTAGCCAAAAATATTGTTGCTGCAGGACTAGCAGCAAAATGTGAAATTCAGGTATCTTACGCAATTGGAGTAGCAGAACCTACTTCTATTACTATTGAAACCTTTGGTACTGAAACGATACCTTCTGATAAATTAACAAATTTAGTTAATGAATTTTTTGATCTGCGTCCTTATAGCTTAATTACCATGCTTAACTTACTACAACCTATTTACAGAAAAACTGCAGTGTATGGTCACTTTGGTAGAGAGCATTTTACTTGGGAAAATACTGATAAAGCTATGCTATTACGTGATGCAGCAGGTGCTGCATAG